GTGACATTTCCAGCTCATGTCAGTGCTCTTAAGTTGTCCGGTCAATGGCCCGCTTCTGACGAGCACGGACATTACTCCTTTGCCATGTCCCTGCCGGGCGATGTCGTCTCGGGTCATTTTTCGGACAACGCCATTCTGCTGCTGCCCAATGAACCCGCAACCATCACCTTCACGCCG
The sequence above is drawn from the Pseudovibrio sp. Tun.PSC04-5.I4 genome and encodes:
- a CDS encoding glycoside hydrolase family 2 protein; translation: MTFPAHVSALKLSGQWPASDEHGHYSFAMSLPGDVVSGHFSDNAILLLPNEPATITFTPNDPKAKASITVRDPYSATCIQKISGWETTPFQ